One region of Armatimonadota bacterium genomic DNA includes:
- a CDS encoding carboxypeptidase regulatory-like domain-containing protein yields MSGGFRLFIALRIVYILWLILSAVRILAAECPYLYGIHDHDPAPTEYLNHIKQYGVTGGWITATVAVGHNPNDQSGVDFTPFANAGHTVICRINNGYCDVGTIPLPEYYADFAQRCANFVSNSPGCNIWVIGNETNLAVEWPPRNGHKAYVSPESYAQCFRLCYNAIKAVRPNDKVVCQAIAPFGGPYGSGTVCGYTHDACPINWVTYMNRMLTAIKSTGGIDGIALHINSRGYTYADIHSTQKVNAGGQMLYFSFYVYKDWIDYGIPTDLYHLPLYVTECNGVYYWKGGHPENPTSHYEPGWMQEIYAEINRYNQQARTEGKPIFRCINMYRWCAYCDDWNIDGASNPYKSQILSDLDQAVSQKYRWPDPGIIIDNSDSQFTVISGTWNTGTSATDKYGADYRWNSTGTGEDVVRWTPNLLQSGNYEVMAWYSAGTNRAVNAPFTVVHKDGSNTILINQTINGGKWNSLGTFPFNAGQSGYVSLSDNAEPSKVVIADAVRWEYKSPLQLPGTITGYVRNRNGSGIYGATVSASPGGYSTTTNSSGEYTLTNVMPGTYTVTASKPAYCYQTIPNVTVVSGGTTNQDFTLTMIGNNMLLNGDFEGGFQANGVANYWTPWISPWSNPITYADSTSPVHGGSHAQKWGRPDRYRVHGGICQSVGGVTPGRQYTVSGWIRFQATDPGAWAEIGYDLTGQTSNGEASTVQYTKLESGGQNTWLYYTKTVTATTDKISIFYKFGQYFEGGTGPSWAYADDAEIYEVPTPPVMVYVNDDGVYQTSTTSIHGSWLASDPESGIQLYSYAISTTPDESGIIPGGGWLYTGAPQGTRTGLSLVNGQVYYILVKARNPHNQWSDIMASDGIRVVQSVPSLAEAKKCPDGRWVEVQNLVCTLPATANCMGVRQSNSYVGIKLTKGTGTLPSIARGTQLTVMGRMSSTGHTRELTDVYITTGGSANGDPVLLTSRDVGGSDFFYEPGPPVQGQKGTPWGRGPNNVGLTAVVFGRVIGSDPGVFYISDGCPIPSSLPIKYIPGITPPAMNAYVRVTGLVEADGILVLRQEDILTLQ; encoded by the coding sequence ATGAGCGGTGGCTTTAGACTTTTTATCGCCCTCCGCATAGTATACATTTTGTGGCTTATTCTGTCTGCCGTTAGAATATTAGCGGCGGAATGCCCGTACCTCTACGGCATTCATGACCACGATCCTGCTCCTACCGAATATCTCAATCACATCAAACAATACGGTGTCACCGGCGGCTGGATTACTGCCACCGTTGCAGTTGGGCACAACCCAAATGATCAGAGCGGCGTAGACTTTACGCCCTTCGCGAACGCTGGACACACGGTAATCTGTCGAATTAACAATGGTTATTGCGACGTTGGCACAATTCCGCTACCTGAATATTACGCCGATTTCGCTCAGAGGTGCGCCAATTTTGTTTCAAATTCGCCGGGCTGCAATATTTGGGTCATTGGGAATGAGACAAATCTAGCAGTCGAATGGCCGCCAAGAAATGGACATAAAGCATATGTCTCGCCTGAGAGCTATGCCCAATGTTTCCGTTTGTGCTACAACGCAATCAAAGCAGTTAGACCAAACGATAAGGTCGTCTGCCAAGCAATTGCCCCTTTTGGAGGGCCGTATGGCTCGGGTACAGTATGTGGATATACCCACGATGCGTGCCCAATCAACTGGGTGACATATATGAATCGAATGCTCACAGCCATTAAGAGCACCGGGGGCATTGATGGCATAGCATTGCATATTAACTCCCGAGGCTATACCTACGCCGACATCCACAGCACTCAGAAGGTGAACGCAGGCGGCCAGATGCTCTACTTCAGCTTCTACGTGTACAAAGACTGGATTGACTACGGCATCCCTACCGATTTGTATCACCTTCCACTTTATGTCACAGAGTGCAATGGCGTTTACTATTGGAAGGGAGGCCACCCAGAAAATCCGACTAGCCATTATGAACCGGGATGGATGCAGGAAATTTACGCTGAGATTAATAGGTACAATCAACAAGCAAGGACAGAAGGAAAGCCGATTTTCCGCTGCATCAATATGTATCGCTGGTGTGCCTATTGCGATGACTGGAATATTGATGGGGCGAGCAATCCGTACAAGAGCCAAATCCTAAGTGACCTCGACCAAGCAGTCTCACAAAAATACCGCTGGCCTGACCCTGGCATTATCATTGATAATTCAGATTCGCAGTTTACCGTGATATCTGGCACTTGGAATACCGGCACGTCCGCTACAGATAAATACGGCGCCGACTACCGCTGGAACAGCACCGGAACTGGCGAGGACGTAGTGAGATGGACACCAAACTTGCTCCAAAGCGGCAATTATGAAGTAATGGCATGGTACTCAGCGGGCACGAATCGCGCCGTCAACGCTCCTTTTACGGTTGTTCATAAGGACGGTTCGAACACAATCCTTATCAACCAGACGATAAATGGCGGGAAATGGAATTCATTAGGAACATTCCCATTCAACGCTGGTCAGTCTGGTTATGTTTCCCTCTCAGACAACGCAGAGCCCTCAAAAGTCGTAATTGCAGACGCTGTGCGATGGGAGTACAAGTCGCCGCTCCAGCTCCCCGGAACGATCACCGGCTATGTGCGCAATAGGAACGGAAGCGGAATATATGGCGCAACAGTTTCCGCAAGCCCAGGAGGCTATTCTACTACTACCAACAGTAGCGGTGAATACACTCTAACCAATGTCATGCCAGGAACTTATACGGTTACCGCCTCAAAGCCAGCATACTGCTATCAGACCATCCCCAATGTAACCGTAGTTTCAGGTGGGACTACAAATCAGGACTTCACACTTACAATGATTGGCAACAATATGTTATTAAACGGCGATTTTGAGGGTGGCTTCCAAGCAAATGGTGTGGCAAACTATTGGACCCCATGGATTTCACCTTGGAGCAACCCAATTACATATGCTGATTCAACATCGCCAGTTCACGGCGGAAGCCATGCGCAGAAATGGGGAAGACCCGACCGTTACCGCGTCCACGGAGGAATATGCCAATCGGTAGGCGGGGTGACCCCCGGACGACAGTACACTGTTAGCGGCTGGATTAGGTTTCAAGCTACCGATCCCGGCGCTTGGGCCGAGATAGGATACGATCTGACTGGCCAGACCTCAAACGGCGAAGCAAGCACGGTCCAATATACAAAGCTTGAAAGCGGCGGCCAGAACACTTGGCTATACTATACAAAAACCGTGACAGCAACTACCGACAAAATTTCCATTTTCTATAAGTTTGGGCAATATTTCGAAGGCGGCACTGGGCCAAGCTGGGCTTATGCCGATGACGCCGAAATATACGAGGTGCCCACTCCACCCGTGATGGTGTACGTCAACGACGATGGTGTCTACCAGACAAGCACAACATCCATCCACGGTTCATGGCTAGCATCCGACCCAGAATCAGGCATTCAGTTATACAGCTATGCGATTAGCACGACGCCGGATGAATCTGGAATCATTCCGGGTGGAGGTTGGCTTTACACCGGTGCCCCGCAAGGTACCAGGACTGGCCTCTCGCTTGTCAATGGACAAGTATATTACATCCTGGTAAAGGCTAGAAACCCCCACAATCAATGGAGCGACATCATGGCGTCGGACGGCATACGCGTGGTGCAATCAGTGCCATCTCTTGCGGAGGCAAAGAAATGCCCGGACGGCCGATGGGTAGAAGTTCAAAACCTTGTCTGCACTCTTCCTGCAACGGCCAACTGCATGGGGGTACGTCAATCCAACAGCTATGTTGGGATCAAACTCACAAAGGGCACAGGGACTCTGCCATCAATAGCAAGAGGCACTCAGCTTACGGTAATGGGTCGAATGTCCAGTACAGGCCACACTAGAGAGCTGACAGATGTGTATATTACCACTGGAGGTTCGGCTAACGGTGACCCAGTTCTTCTGACAAGCCGTGACGTTGGAGGATCTGACTTCTTCTATGAACCGGGGCCGCCAGTTCAAGGACAAAAAGGAACACCATGGGGAAGAGGCCCGAACAACGTTGGGCTGACTGCCGTCGTTTTCGGGCGGGTAATAGGTTCGGACCCAGGGGTCTTCTATATCTCCGATGGGTGCCCCATACCCAGCAGTCTGCCGATAAAATACATTCCGGGAATAACGCCACCGGCTATGAACGCATACGTTAGGGTAACTGGTCTAGTGGAAGCAGACGGCATCTTAGTACTCCGCCAAGAAGACATCTTGACTTTGCAATAA
- a CDS encoding ATP-binding protein, translating into MATNLKAERLARFMLKKVNKAIYEFGMIEDGDRIAVALSGGKDSLSLLYILRFRMRFVPEKYSVVAIHVVGDARGSHLPPYLELEEWLRAHEIEYLVRQMFVPEGEAIPMTCERCTWNRRRTLFEMARELGCNKVAFGHHLDDLAETALLNLIYHGRLETMAPCASYFGGMFKLIRPLAYVPEAEIKRFSSLIELPFPPPPCPRGEQTKRQLMRKLIEELGKDAHRIRENIVRAALKSEIYEKESLRRAEDEK; encoded by the coding sequence ATGGCTACTAATCTTAAAGCTGAGCGATTAGCTCGATTCATGCTGAAGAAAGTCAACAAAGCAATTTATGAGTTTGGAATGATTGAGGATGGCGACCGCATAGCTGTTGCGCTCTCGGGCGGAAAGGATAGCCTCAGCTTGCTGTATATCCTTAGATTCAGGATGCGTTTTGTGCCTGAGAAATACAGCGTCGTTGCCATTCACGTCGTCGGTGATGCTAGAGGGTCGCACCTGCCACCATACCTAGAGCTTGAGGAGTGGCTCCGGGCGCACGAAATCGAATATCTGGTTCGACAAATGTTTGTGCCCGAGGGTGAGGCGATTCCGATGACCTGCGAACGTTGCACTTGGAACCGCCGGCGCACCCTCTTTGAGATGGCAAGGGAATTGGGATGCAATAAAGTAGCATTTGGCCACCATCTCGATGATTTGGCAGAGACTGCCCTTCTTAATCTCATTTATCATGGAAGATTGGAAACAATGGCTCCGTGTGCGTCCTACTTTGGCGGAATGTTTAAGCTAATTCGTCCCTTAGCTTATGTTCCGGAGGCCGAGATTAAACGCTTCTCTTCGCTCATTGAGTTGCCCTTCCCTCCGCCGCCTTGCCCGAGGGGTGAGCAAACTAAAAGACAGCTAATGAGGAAATTAATTGAGGAATTGGGTAAGGATGCTCATAGGATTAGGGAGAATATTGTGCGAGCAGCATTAAAGAGCGAGATTTATGAGAAGGAATCTTTAAGGAGGGCAGAGGATGAGAAATAG
- a CDS encoding 3-oxoacyl-ACP reductase family protein: MKLREKCAVVTGAQQGIGRGIALSMASEGAAVVVADINPDKSKAVVAEIESQGAKGHAILCDVSSKEQVDNLFDETIRTFGKVDILVNNAGIAKFKPFLEITPEEWDETININLRGQFLCAQAAARDMIKRRWGRIINIASVASGQIGIGFPNLVHYTASKGGITGMTEAMAIELGPYGINVNAIGPGVIKTVMISPLEKEGVLETLVKQRIPKGRVGTPEDIANLAVFLASEEADYITGATIFIDGGWLAT, encoded by the coding sequence ATGAAACTACGTGAAAAATGTGCGGTAGTGACCGGTGCTCAGCAAGGAATTGGCAGAGGAATTGCGCTTTCAATGGCTTCTGAAGGCGCAGCAGTGGTGGTTGCTGACATAAATCCAGACAAATCCAAAGCCGTAGTAGCAGAAATTGAGTCGCAGGGCGCAAAGGGCCATGCAATTTTATGTGACGTAAGCTCAAAAGAGCAAGTAGATAATCTCTTTGACGAGACTATTCGAACGTTTGGCAAAGTAGACATACTGGTGAACAACGCGGGCATTGCAAAGTTCAAGCCATTCCTTGAAATTACCCCTGAAGAATGGGATGAAACAATAAATATAAACTTGCGAGGGCAATTTCTCTGTGCCCAGGCAGCGGCCCGAGACATGATTAAGCGACGCTGGGGCAGAATCATAAACATCGCTTCTGTTGCATCAGGCCAAATCGGCATAGGCTTCCCGAACCTTGTGCATTACACCGCCTCAAAAGGTGGAATAACAGGCATGACAGAGGCGATGGCGATTGAGCTGGGACCTTATGGTATAAACGTCAACGCAATTGGCCCAGGGGTAATAAAAACTGTTATGATTTCCCCTTTGGAAAAAGAAGGCGTCCTTGAAACACTCGTCAAACAGCGAATACCCAAGGGGCGAGTGGGCACTCCTGAAGATATCGCCAACCTAGCAGTCTTTTTAGCATCTGAAGAAGCGGATTACATCACAGGAGCTACAATATTTATTGACGGCGGATGGCTCGCAACTTAA
- a CDS encoding ThuA domain-containing protein — protein sequence MHWWQRPVRMMRLDYVDKLERMKDTDLDALARSKRDDWHINCEWVIGTPGIAPGLGYMTTFNTQKFEKYPALGDFDLIREYLPYAHKYGIHVIAYLNMHWFSYEFADRNPGWEQVLADGTPYGRVRPLYGNGTTFCVNSGWRDWAQELIVECMKTGIDGVFLDGPVVYPDCCYCDSCRLLFAERYGREIPPAEDWSNPIWKDFIEFREDSLAQFLADCRAAVKSVNSEGVIFLNAGSWHAGAWRVARDIEKVGPYEDFNGAEAFFHPGPRNHILHFWSTAAKHLVAGKKPAVVFSHHALGSWHYVPLPPVEAEIAIAQTVACGANPWFAVFDYALDHSRHLAVAPIKKIQSFLEKNEEYYCASTSAAEVALYFSRQGATFYLSELEELYGEQGSGREQDLIADLGSGKRIVDWKKRKQICDELHGNTYLGYFTSLVREHIPFDVILDSDLTHEGLAKYKAIILGNAACLSDMQVETLRQFVEEGGGLIAEFETGRYDERGNRRKTNPLGEIHGALDILEVMTPSVAEEYVKVKDKHPITEQFNLGQLIARPQFSVKIKKVDLGEAPVIFMNPTGRLYSGLTGESPHPAVIANQVGKGRVVYFPALVGEFYARYRMWEYQALIGNAVRWACGGTLPIFVECPASVEVELRRQSSPTRTIIHLVNNTGDMQRPMSEIIPIRNIRIALKTENASRVYTLWAQLNLNFKRTDVGIEFTIPEISTYEVVVVE from the coding sequence ATGCATTGGTGGCAGCGTCCGGTCAGGATGATGAGGCTCGACTATGTTGACAAGCTTGAGCGGATGAAAGACACTGATCTTGATGCTCTAGCTCGAAGTAAACGCGATGATTGGCATATCAACTGCGAGTGGGTTATAGGCACGCCGGGCATTGCGCCAGGTCTCGGATATATGACAACATTTAATACTCAAAAATTCGAGAAGTATCCGGCACTTGGTGACTTTGACCTTATTCGTGAGTACCTCCCCTATGCGCATAAATATGGCATTCATGTGATTGCTTACCTTAACATGCACTGGTTCTCCTATGAGTTTGCCGACCGAAACCCAGGATGGGAACAAGTTTTGGCTGATGGAACGCCTTATGGCAGGGTACGTCCGCTTTATGGGAATGGAACAACCTTTTGCGTGAACAGCGGCTGGCGGGACTGGGCACAAGAACTGATTGTAGAGTGCATGAAAACTGGCATTGATGGAGTATTTCTCGATGGACCAGTAGTTTATCCTGATTGTTGTTACTGCGACTCTTGCCGCTTGCTGTTCGCGGAGCGGTATGGGAGAGAAATTCCGCCAGCCGAGGATTGGAGTAATCCAATCTGGAAGGACTTTATAGAGTTCCGAGAGGATTCGCTAGCGCAGTTTCTTGCAGATTGCCGGGCTGCGGTGAAGTCGGTGAATTCTGAAGGGGTGATTTTCCTTAATGCAGGCAGTTGGCATGCTGGCGCGTGGAGAGTAGCGCGCGATATTGAGAAAGTTGGCCCGTACGAGGACTTCAACGGCGCTGAGGCGTTTTTTCACCCAGGGCCTAGGAACCACATCCTGCATTTCTGGTCAACGGCGGCAAAGCATTTGGTTGCGGGAAAGAAACCAGCAGTTGTTTTCAGCCACCATGCGCTAGGTTCGTGGCATTATGTTCCTTTGCCTCCTGTTGAAGCAGAGATTGCAATCGCACAAACAGTCGCGTGCGGGGCAAATCCCTGGTTTGCGGTTTTTGATTATGCTCTCGACCACAGCCGCCATCTAGCAGTTGCACCGATTAAGAAGATTCAAAGTTTCCTTGAAAAGAATGAAGAGTATTATTGCGCAAGCACATCGGCCGCTGAGGTAGCTTTGTACTTCTCTAGGCAAGGTGCGACTTTTTATTTATCGGAATTAGAAGAACTATACGGCGAACAGGGAAGCGGCCGGGAGCAAGATTTAATTGCAGACCTGGGAAGCGGCAAACGCATTGTTGATTGGAAAAAGCGAAAGCAAATCTGCGACGAGCTCCACGGCAACACATACCTTGGTTATTTTACTTCCCTGGTTCGCGAGCACATACCATTTGACGTTATACTCGACTCCGACCTGACTCATGAAGGGCTTGCAAAATACAAGGCAATAATTCTTGGAAATGCCGCCTGTCTATCGGATATGCAGGTTGAGACGCTGAGGCAATTTGTTGAAGAGGGCGGCGGCCTCATTGCCGAATTTGAGACAGGGAGGTATGATGAAAGAGGCAATCGGCGCAAAACAAATCCGCTGGGCGAAATTCACGGCGCATTGGATATACTTGAAGTGATGACCCCTTCAGTTGCTGAAGAGTATGTTAAAGTCAAAGATAAGCATCCAATTACTGAGCAGTTCAATCTGGGTCAGCTTATCGCGCGCCCACAGTTTAGTGTTAAGATTAAAAAGGTGGACTTGGGGGAGGCACCTGTTATCTTCATGAACCCAACCGGGAGATTGTATTCGGGTCTAACCGGCGAGTCACCACATCCCGCGGTTATCGCTAACCAGGTTGGAAAAGGACGTGTTGTTTATTTCCCAGCCTTAGTCGGCGAGTTCTACGCGAGATATCGAATGTGGGAATACCAAGCCCTTATAGGCAATGCTGTTAGATGGGCATGTGGTGGCACTCTTCCAATATTCGTTGAATGCCCTGCATCTGTCGAGGTTGAGCTCCGAAGACAATCGAGTCCAACTCGGACGATTATTCATCTTGTCAACAACACGGGAGATATGCAAAGACCAATGTCGGAGATTATCCCTATTCGCAATATTCGAATAGCCTTAAAAACAGAAAATGCAAGCCGTGTCTACACGCTCTGGGCCCAACTGAATTTGAATTTCAAGCGCACAGACGTGGGTATCGAATTTACAATTCCGGAAATAAGTACCTATGAAGTAGTTGTAGTAGAGTAG
- a CDS encoding family 10 glycosylhydrolase, translating into MACRYFCVIALLAFMFVGVAQAADTSKGPFLWEADTTFAAFADKAKIDSYLDNLKAHGINGIWVQVEMYTQGTVNYKKTTLTGLPTAQKFKTGQWANDDYLSYVIAQAKKRNMSVIIKFHGSNDVLWDKNPNWRMKDSKANDVLWGGKLKNFCVNSPYWDKVFFPMIREIGANYAVDGFYFDTCQVVFPNSDTCFCSNCQDRFQKETGKRLPMKPVDKENWNDPVVKLYATKRVEWLNEFYQKYRKVVDEAKPGAIALLNVSGGYNSYKDGLSTSAAAESVTMLTPEPVNTPRMYAATENLKRKKAGQPPLDERELAKQEISWNMNRYGYNEFMVKTMLADGGGKPVIPISRYWFTDEAAGLMGPTDLEIAQIESGIGGGAKGFCFFGYLGTAIEKGTVSKTAWADSKFISYLKGLTSGEHGRWIADMKPDARTCIIYDRGASFWNGDYWKRFRSVGGVYSLLQCWKKNPVELISVGDPTEPGAPSRRLNLDELKRYRALIVPGLDHVTREDLETLRAYVEAGNGLLLMGSIGSEKKLDGTSIADDAYQIFGISTEGGPEPSGFVIKKEKHPVFMAVEGTGSFGSFRISPDKNDAASYKPRYDDTWSVMAEEVTDSGRRACVLEKRIGRGRIGYINSSEAKGFTGQMNQLFVNFATYISGTSQLIMPVGMSPASSLNVFKSEDGLTRYLHILTPDGESNFEIRLYADKGYFPVSAEMMQSDGTITPVKMDVASPSGNSVIKIDKIKPTWAIIRIKTEKRS; encoded by the coding sequence ATGGCTTGCAGATATTTTTGTGTGATTGCGCTTTTGGCCTTTATGTTTGTAGGTGTTGCCCAGGCGGCTGACACTAGTAAAGGGCCGTTCCTTTGGGAAGCTGATACTACTTTTGCCGCATTTGCTGACAAAGCAAAGATAGATTCCTACCTTGATAACCTGAAGGCTCACGGCATTAACGGCATTTGGGTGCAGGTCGAGATGTATACCCAGGGCACGGTAAATTATAAGAAGACCACCCTAACCGGCTTGCCGACTGCTCAAAAATTCAAGACTGGCCAGTGGGCAAATGATGACTACCTCAGTTACGTTATCGCGCAGGCAAAAAAGCGAAATATGAGCGTAATAATCAAGTTCCATGGCAGCAATGATGTTTTGTGGGATAAGAATCCAAATTGGCGAATGAAGGATAGCAAGGCAAATGATGTTCTTTGGGGCGGTAAGTTAAAAAACTTTTGCGTAAATTCGCCATATTGGGACAAGGTTTTCTTCCCTATGATTCGCGAGATTGGCGCGAACTACGCAGTAGATGGGTTTTACTTCGATACATGCCAGGTGGTGTTTCCTAACTCGGATACATGTTTCTGTTCCAACTGCCAAGATAGGTTCCAGAAAGAGACTGGGAAAAGGCTTCCGATGAAGCCTGTCGACAAAGAGAATTGGAACGACCCGGTAGTCAAATTGTATGCCACTAAGCGTGTTGAGTGGCTAAATGAGTTCTACCAGAAATACCGCAAAGTAGTTGATGAAGCTAAACCTGGCGCGATTGCTCTCCTAAATGTTAGCGGCGGTTATAATTCTTATAAGGATGGCCTTTCGACGAGCGCTGCTGCGGAAAGCGTCACCATGCTCACGCCTGAACCGGTCAATACTCCGCGGATGTATGCTGCCACCGAGAATCTCAAGCGCAAGAAGGCTGGACAGCCGCCTCTTGACGAGCGCGAACTTGCCAAGCAAGAGATTAGCTGGAACATGAACAGGTATGGCTACAACGAGTTCATGGTCAAGACAATGCTTGCGGACGGCGGTGGCAAACCTGTTATCCCAATCAGCCGATATTGGTTTACCGACGAAGCTGCTGGGCTAATGGGACCAACTGACCTAGAGATTGCACAGATTGAGTCGGGCATAGGCGGTGGTGCAAAAGGCTTCTGCTTCTTTGGATATTTGGGTACCGCCATAGAGAAAGGTACTGTTAGTAAGACTGCCTGGGCTGATTCGAAGTTTATTAGCTATCTAAAAGGTTTGACATCCGGTGAACATGGAAGGTGGATTGCTGACATGAAGCCGGATGCTCGAACTTGCATAATTTACGACAGGGGCGCAAGCTTCTGGAACGGAGACTATTGGAAACGCTTCCGGTCGGTAGGCGGCGTCTACTCTCTGCTTCAGTGTTGGAAAAAGAACCCCGTTGAACTTATTTCTGTCGGTGATCCTACCGAACCTGGAGCGCCGTCACGAAGGCTCAACCTAGATGAGCTAAAGCGATATCGTGCCTTAATCGTTCCGGGTCTTGACCATGTAACTAGGGAAGACTTGGAAACCCTTCGCGCATACGTCGAGGCAGGAAATGGATTGCTCCTAATGGGAAGCATAGGGTCAGAGAAGAAACTGGACGGCACGTCCATCGCCGATGATGCCTACCAAATCTTTGGAATATCTACCGAGGGTGGTCCTGAACCTTCGGGGTTTGTGATAAAAAAGGAGAAGCATCCAGTGTTCATGGCTGTAGAAGGGACGGGGAGTTTTGGTAGTTTCCGAATAAGTCCGGATAAGAATGACGCAGCGAGTTACAAACCGCGGTATGATGATACGTGGTCGGTGATGGCTGAAGAGGTGACGGATTCGGGAAGGCGAGCTTGCGTCTTGGAGAAGCGAATAGGGCGCGGGAGAATTGGCTATATTAACTCAAGCGAGGCGAAAGGCTTCACAGGTCAAATGAACCAGCTATTTGTTAATTTTGCAACCTACATCTCTGGCACAAGCCAGCTAATAATGCCAGTCGGCATGTCGCCTGCGTCGAGTTTAAATGTGTTCAAATCGGAGGATGGCCTTACGAGATATCTTCACATTCTCACTCCAGACGGCGAGTCTAATTTTGAGATAAGGTTGTACGCTGACAAAGGCTACTTCCCCGTCTCAGCTGAAATGATGCAGTCCGACGGCACCATTACTCCAGTTAAGATGGACGTGGCTTCTCCGAGCGGCAATTCAGTTATTAAAATTGATAAAATCAAACCAACTTGGGCAATTATAAGAATAAAAACCGAAAAGCGCTCATGA
- a CDS encoding dihydrodipicolinate synthase family protein, with translation MHDLSNLKGVIPALITPLTDGLEFDEAGMRRLIRFVLESGVHGVFVMGSSGEFYAFTPDQRRRIVEFVVDEVAGRVPVFAGISDAATDLAIRNGKDAKKAGADAAVLVLPYYATPVRQEDMAAHFRYVREHIDMPLAMYNVPQAVKGFIKAETIASLAEDGTIFALKDSTCDFNHFQQVIIKLKERKFPIFQGSEPQLAASVLMGGHGGVLGLGNVAPKLCVDIYEAASAGRAKEAARLQTIMTELWDLFWAAESTIGGMKAAVSLLGICGPATMRPTPAASPAAMEKIRSIMKRAGIMPQA, from the coding sequence TTGCATGATTTGAGTAACCTTAAGGGGGTCATACCTGCGCTTATAACGCCTCTGACTGACGGCCTTGAGTTTGACGAAGCCGGGATGCGGCGGTTGATTCGCTTCGTACTTGAGAGCGGAGTGCATGGCGTCTTCGTCATGGGATCTAGCGGAGAATTCTATGCATTCACACCGGACCAGCGTAGGCGCATCGTTGAATTCGTGGTGGACGAAGTAGCTGGCCGCGTACCCGTCTTTGCTGGAATTAGCGATGCAGCAACTGATTTGGCGATTAGAAACGGCAAGGATGCAAAGAAGGCTGGTGCAGATGCTGCAGTACTTGTGCTTCCATACTATGCGACACCTGTTCGTCAGGAAGATATGGCGGCACATTTCCGTTATGTCAGGGAACATATAGACATGCCGCTAGCAATGTACAACGTCCCGCAAGCAGTCAAGGGCTTCATCAAAGCCGAAACGATTGCAAGTCTTGCTGAAGATGGAACTATATTCGCTCTTAAGGATAGCACTTGTGACTTCAATCACTTCCAGCAGGTAATCATAAAGCTGAAGGAACGGAAGTTTCCCATCTTTCAGGGTAGTGAGCCCCAATTGGCGGCTAGTGTGCTAATGGGAGGCCATGGTGGTGTTCTAGGCTTGGGAAACGTTGCGCCTAAACTGTGCGTAGATATATACGAAGCGGCATCTGCCGGACGAGCAAAAGAAGCAGCAAGGCTTCAGACAATTATGACTGAGTTATGGGACCTATTCTGGGCTGCCGAATCAACGATAGGTGGAATGAAAGCGGCTGTATCTCTTCTCGGAATTTGTGGGCCGGCGACTATGCGTCCAACGCCAGCGGCATCTCCTGCGGCAATGGAGAAAATACGCTCGATTATGAAGAGAGCAGGCATCATGCCTCAGGCATAA
- a CDS encoding M55 family metallopeptidase, which produces MKVYIVTDLEGVAGVISKEQTFSNQPDYPKACEWLTQEVNAAVEGAIEGGATDILVIDGHGARGGRNFVYEKLTRGARYIQGTPWTEYLQALDNSYDALFHIGAHAMSGTPGAVLEHTMSSEGWVEMTINGKPMGEIGLCAAIAGEYDVPFAMVSGDDKACAEAAALSPGIECAIVKYGISRTSAILLPIEAARDLIREKAREAISKAKEIKPFKIQPPIELIVTYFRTDMVERIKERKGVRKVGPLTVAYTGNSVKEAFARVLGA; this is translated from the coding sequence ATGAAGGTCTATATTGTCACCGACCTTGAAGGCGTTGCCGGAGTAATTAGCAAGGAGCAGACCTTTTCAAATCAGCCTGATTACCCCAAGGCTTGTGAGTGGCTTACCCAGGAAGTGAATGCCGCAGTGGAGGGTGCCATTGAGGGAGGTGCAACCGATATCTTGGTGATTGATGGCCATGGGGCGCGTGGCGGACGTAATTTCGTTTATGAAAAGTTGACCCGTGGCGCGAGGTATATTCAAGGCACGCCCTGGACTGAGTATCTTCAAGCATTGGATAATTCCTACGATGCTCTTTTTCACATTGGTGCTCATGCAATGTCTGGAACTCCCGGCGCCGTTCTTGAGCATACTATGTCGTCAGAGGGATGGGTCGAGATGACAATCAATGGCAAACCGATGGGCGAAATAGGCCTTTGTGCGGCAATTGCTGGGGAGTACGATGTGCCTTTCGCGATGGTGAGCGGTGACGACAAAGCCTGCGCTGAGGCAGCCGCCCTCTCGCCGGGCATCGAGTGCGCAATAGTGAAATATGGAATCAGCCGCACTAGTGCAATTTTATTGCCCATTGAAGCGGCTCGAGACCTTATACGAGAGAAAGCAAGGGAGGCCATTAGTAAGGCAAAGGAAATCAAACCCTTCAAAATTCAACCACCCATTGAATTAATCGTAACATACTTTCGCACAGATATGGTAGAAAGGATAAAGGAACGGAAGGGCGTTCGCAAGGTTGGGCCTCTGACAGTTGCCTACACAGGGAACAGTGTGAAAGAGGCTTTTGCTCGCGTCCTTGGAGCCTGA